In Clostridia bacterium, the following proteins share a genomic window:
- the ppcB gene encoding phenylphosphate carboxylase subunit beta has product MAAIADLRGFIAACEEIGELKRISAEVDWNLELSHISKLNEERGGPALLFTNIKGYKTPVFTGALATTRRLALALGMPVDLSLCELAKQWSKRAIKEVIRAREVEGGPVTENVRSGDEVNLEEFPVPFYYPLDGGRYIGTAVFAVVKDPETGEINLGTYRMQMFDRNSIGVQMLPGKRGERILRKYKKLGRPCPAAVIIGADPVLLMAGAGMHEGASEYDVASTIRGEPVEVFISDLTGLPLPAKAELILEGEIEPDPEKWRTEGPFGEYTGYYTDELKKPIKKPWMLVKRVMYRNDPILWATSVGRPVGDQQMLLAFTRTATLWTELERMKIPGLKGVFIPPQAAGRFWVIASVKQAYPGHSAHVADAILATHTCNYGTKGIIVVDDDIEPDDLDRVWWALAVRYDPMRGTEIIKRGRSTPLDPALDPNGDKLITSRIIIDATIPFEWGEKRPVEVRLDEATVAKVKARWSEYGLA; this is encoded by the coding sequence ATGGCCGCCATTGCCGATTTACGGGGTTTTATCGCCGCCTGCGAAGAAATTGGGGAGCTCAAGCGGATCTCCGCCGAGGTGGACTGGAACCTTGAGCTCTCGCACATTTCCAAGCTCAACGAGGAACGCGGGGGTCCGGCACTGCTGTTTACCAACATAAAGGGCTATAAGACACCGGTGTTCACCGGGGCACTGGCCACCACCAGACGCCTGGCCCTGGCCCTGGGCATGCCGGTGGATCTCAGTCTGTGCGAACTGGCCAAGCAGTGGAGCAAGCGCGCCATTAAGGAGGTCATCCGTGCCCGAGAAGTAGAGGGCGGGCCGGTAACCGAAAACGTACGGAGCGGCGATGAGGTAAACCTGGAGGAGTTCCCCGTACCCTTCTATTACCCCTTGGACGGCGGCCGCTACATCGGCACGGCGGTGTTTGCGGTGGTCAAGGATCCGGAAACGGGGGAGATCAACCTCGGGACCTACCGGATGCAGATGTTTGACCGCAACAGCATCGGCGTGCAGATGCTGCCGGGCAAACGCGGAGAAAGAATCTTGCGCAAATACAAGAAATTGGGAAGGCCGTGTCCGGCGGCGGTAATAATCGGTGCCGACCCGGTACTGCTCATGGCCGGTGCGGGCATGCACGAGGGAGCCAGTGAATACGACGTGGCCAGCACCATCAGAGGGGAGCCGGTCGAGGTATTTATCAGCGACCTGACCGGATTGCCGCTGCCGGCCAAGGCAGAGCTCATCCTGGAAGGGGAAATCGAACCGGACCCCGAGAAGTGGCGGACGGAGGGGCCGTTCGGGGAATACACCGGCTACTACACCGACGAGCTCAAAAAACCCATCAAGAAACCGTGGATGCTGGTCAAGCGGGTTATGTACCGCAACGATCCCATCCTTTGGGCCACTTCGGTGGGACGGCCGGTCGGCGACCAGCAGATGCTTCTGGCCTTCACCCGCACTGCCACCCTGTGGACCGAACTGGAAAGGATGAAGATACCCGGCCTAAAAGGCGTGTTCATTCCCCCTCAGGCGGCCGGTCGCTTCTGGGTAATTGCTTCGGTAAAGCAGGCCTATCCCGGGCATTCGGCCCACGTCGCCGACGCCATCCTGGCCACCCACACCTGCAACTACGGGACCAAGGGGATCATCGTGGTAGATGACGACATCGAACCCGACGACCTGGACCGAGTATGGTGGGCTTTGGCCGTGCGCTACGACCCCATGCGGGGCACGGAGATCATCAAGCGCGGCCGGTCCACTCCTCTGGATCCGGCTCTGGACCCAAACGGCGACAAGCTCATCACCTCACGCATCATTATCGACGCTACCATACCCTTCGAATGGGGCGAAAAGAGGCCGGTTGAGGTGCGCCTGGACGAGGCTACAGTGGCCAAGGTAAAGGCCCGCTGGTCCGAGTACGGGTTGGCCTAG
- a CDS encoding phenylphosphate carboxylase subunit gamma produces MASYDTFVNSLGELREQEELTLLVRDLTPGRHKYCYKQVRALVSSDPKKYPDELQIRYPKGQLAPQVYSIQVLEVVPLIPERYFS; encoded by the coding sequence ATGGCCAGCTACGATACCTTTGTTAACAGCCTCGGCGAGCTACGCGAGCAGGAAGAGCTGACGTTGCTGGTAAGGGATCTTACCCCGGGCAGGCACAAGTACTGCTACAAGCAGGTTAGGGCCCTGGTGTCCTCGGATCCAAAGAAGTACCCGGACGAGCTTCAAATACGCTATCCAAAAGGGCAACTGGCACCGCAGGTGTATTCCATCCAGGTATTAGAGGTTGTGCCGTTAATACCGGAAAGGTACTTCTCCTAG
- the ppcA gene encoding phenylphosphate carboxylase subunit alpha yields the protein MQAVKDNREYIEALAAKGELLRITEQVDWDLEAGAIVRKTCEEGGPAVLMENIKDYPGHRFLGAPLASYRRLAICLGLEPGSPIPEIAAEYQRRTGRAPVAPVLVDRSQAPCKQNILMGKDADLCALPAPMAHDGDGGRYIGTWHFVVTKDPDTGDVNWGMYRQMVFDSRLMTGQVLPISDAGKVFFGKYVPRGEPMPFATVIAPDPLAAIAASAPAAVPEPEFTGMLMQRPIELVKCETCDLEVPAHAEAIIEGVILPDVRLEEGPFGEYTGFRTAPRDKRVTFLVKCITFRDNPITTISCMGVPTDEGQLLRSFSLGLELEKLLRSQGLPITGVYMPAISAHHMMIVGVKPAYTGIATQIAQLAFGSKLGPWFHMLVVVDDTVDIYNLNEVIHTLCTRCHPRKGIHLWDGAGTQLYPFLYPDERVKAYGYKVVFDCLFPNDWDELTVRPKLVSFRSAYPQDVQDKVLALWKKYGL from the coding sequence ATGCAGGCCGTAAAGGACAACCGCGAATACATCGAGGCTCTTGCTGCAAAGGGCGAACTGCTGCGCATAACCGAACAAGTTGACTGGGATCTGGAGGCGGGAGCCATCGTACGTAAGACCTGCGAGGAGGGCGGCCCAGCCGTTCTTATGGAGAACATCAAGGACTATCCCGGGCACCGCTTCCTGGGGGCTCCTCTCGCCAGCTATCGGCGGCTGGCCATCTGTCTCGGGTTGGAACCGGGGAGCCCTATCCCGGAGATCGCGGCCGAATACCAGCGGCGCACCGGCAGGGCACCGGTGGCTCCGGTACTGGTGGACCGATCTCAGGCGCCCTGCAAGCAGAACATACTCATGGGTAAGGACGCCGATCTTTGCGCGCTTCCGGCTCCCATGGCCCATGACGGCGACGGTGGCCGGTACATCGGGACCTGGCATTTTGTAGTAACCAAAGATCCGGATACCGGGGATGTAAACTGGGGCATGTACCGCCAAATGGTGTTCGATTCGCGGCTCATGACCGGGCAAGTCCTACCCATATCGGACGCGGGTAAGGTTTTCTTCGGCAAGTACGTACCCCGCGGGGAGCCAATGCCGTTCGCCACGGTCATCGCCCCGGACCCGCTGGCTGCCATTGCCGCCTCCGCTCCCGCCGCAGTGCCGGAGCCGGAGTTCACGGGGATGCTCATGCAGCGGCCGATAGAACTCGTAAAGTGCGAGACCTGCGACCTGGAGGTACCGGCCCACGCGGAGGCCATTATTGAGGGGGTTATCCTACCGGACGTACGACTGGAAGAAGGGCCCTTTGGAGAGTATACCGGCTTCCGGACGGCACCCCGGGACAAGCGGGTTACCTTCCTGGTTAAGTGCATCACCTTCCGAGACAACCCCATTACTACGATATCCTGCATGGGCGTGCCGACCGACGAAGGGCAACTGCTGCGATCCTTCTCATTGGGGCTCGAACTGGAGAAGCTCCTGCGCAGCCAAGGTCTACCTATCACCGGCGTCTACATGCCCGCGATTTCGGCTCACCACATGATGATCGTGGGCGTGAAACCGGCATACACCGGAATCGCCACGCAGATAGCCCAACTCGCGTTCGGAAGCAAACTGGGTCCCTGGTTCCACATGCTGGTAGTCGTGGACGATACTGTGGATATATACAACCTCAACGAAGTGATCCATACCCTGTGCACCCGCTGCCATCCAAGAAAGGGGATTCACCTCTGGGACGGCGCGGGGACACAACTCTATCCCTTCCTGTATCCTGACGAAAGGGTGAAGGCGTACGGCTACAAGGTAGTGTTCGACTGCTTGTTCCCCAACGATTGGGACGAACTAACCGTGAGACCAAAGCTGGTTTCCTTCCGGTCGGCCTATCCTCAGGATGTGCAGGACAAGGTTCTGGCCCTCTGGAAGAAGTACGGGCTGTAG
- a CDS encoding PEP-utilizing enzyme, with amino-acid sequence MATQASLTEGAVEWLPHRRLRQKDLERFWFHDFLHTDPPLTPMGASLLHWPEGSRYAAASLSYPYSYGYDYRLYYGRVYASPLPVTDPEEVKRRERVFSSVSSELFAEWPKWYASCVREWISLLEYLKGIRKELLSLAKLSEVLRETIEASKRAWELHFYGLYAALSAYTDFEALCQHYGISEKETRTFLQGYDTKVYETDRALWGLAGLAHDLGLEEAFVSAESSEALERYLDNSPRGRAWLKEFRDFLEYYGRRTTAAIFDPYYPTWREEPWPVLFTLKTYILKGGFRFEDHTRKIIEERDRAVKATVARLGEQAAQEFLLRLRPAQAAYPFIEDHNFYVDQWAYAELRYTLLECGRRLADNSILTVPEEVFFLTAPELMQAMQALSRGRPPQVEGLELFIPETVAERKQRWLELHEIHPPRVLGTLPKTEIRDPLFTKVWGFTRGTIAALAAEDLLSGAPKRGTPRALQVLGLPGSPGVVEGRVRVILGYEGFSEVLPEEVLVAPFTTPAWTPLFSKVKAVVTDCGGLLAHAAICAREYGIPAVVGTTTRGQRATESLRTGQYVRVNGTKGVIEVLEEPTEAQAL; translated from the coding sequence ATGGCAACTCAAGCCAGTTTAACCGAAGGCGCCGTAGAGTGGCTGCCCCACCGGAGACTCCGGCAAAAAGACCTGGAGCGATTCTGGTTTCATGATTTCCTGCACACCGATCCCCCGCTGACTCCCATGGGCGCCTCGCTCCTGCACTGGCCGGAAGGCTCCAGATATGCTGCAGCCAGCCTTTCTTACCCGTATTCTTACGGCTATGATTACCGTCTCTATTATGGCCGTGTCTATGCTTCGCCCTTGCCGGTAACGGACCCGGAGGAAGTTAAGAGAAGGGAACGGGTCTTTAGCTCGGTCAGCAGTGAGCTGTTCGCCGAGTGGCCCAAGTGGTATGCCTCGTGCGTACGCGAGTGGATCAGCCTGCTGGAGTACCTAAAGGGCATACGCAAGGAGTTGCTTTCCCTGGCCAAGCTTTCGGAGGTCCTCAGAGAGACGATTGAGGCTTCCAAGCGGGCCTGGGAACTACACTTTTACGGGCTGTATGCTGCCTTGAGCGCCTACACCGATTTCGAGGCTCTCTGCCAACATTACGGCATAAGCGAGAAGGAGACCAGAACCTTCCTGCAAGGGTACGATACCAAAGTATACGAGACGGACCGGGCGCTCTGGGGCCTGGCCGGCTTGGCCCACGACCTCGGCCTGGAGGAAGCCTTTGTCTCCGCAGAGAGTAGCGAGGCCCTGGAGAGGTATCTGGATAATTCGCCCAGGGGACGGGCATGGCTCAAGGAATTTCGGGATTTTCTCGAGTACTACGGGCGGCGGACCACGGCGGCAATTTTCGATCCCTACTATCCGACCTGGCGCGAGGAGCCCTGGCCGGTGCTCTTCACCCTCAAGACCTACATCCTTAAGGGCGGGTTTCGCTTCGAGGACCATACCAGGAAGATCATCGAGGAGCGGGACCGGGCGGTAAAGGCCACCGTTGCCCGTTTGGGAGAGCAGGCGGCGCAGGAATTCCTTCTCCGCCTTCGCCCTGCTCAGGCCGCCTATCCCTTCATAGAGGACCATAATTTCTACGTGGACCAATGGGCCTACGCCGAACTACGCTATACTCTGTTGGAATGCGGGCGCCGCTTGGCCGATAACTCCATCCTGACCGTACCGGAAGAAGTGTTCTTCTTGACCGCGCCCGAACTCATGCAGGCCATGCAGGCGCTGAGCCGGGGTCGACCTCCACAGGTAGAGGGGCTGGAGCTATTCATTCCCGAAACTGTAGCCGAGCGCAAACAACGGTGGCTGGAGCTTCACGAAATCCATCCCCCCCGGGTCCTGGGCACTCTTCCCAAGACGGAAATACGAGACCCGCTATTCACCAAAGTTTGGGGGTTCACGCGCGGGACCATTGCCGCGCTGGCGGCAGAGGACCTGCTCTCCGGTGCGCCGAAAAGAGGGACCCCTCGCGCCCTTCAGGTGCTTGGCCTGCCCGGTTCGCCCGGGGTTGTAGAGGGCAGAGTCCGGGTGATACTGGGATACGAAGGCTTTTCGGAAGTTCTTCCCGAGGAGGTTCTGGTGGCGCCGTTCACTACCCCCGCCTGGACACCTCTTTTCTCCAAAGTAAAGGCGGTGGTCACCGACTGCGGAGGGTTGCTGGCCCACGCCGCCATATGTGCTCGCGAGTACGGCATTCCTGCCGTAGTGGGTACTACTACGCGAGGCCAACGGGCTACCGAGTCGCTCAGGACCGGCCAGTACGTGCGGGTTAACGGAACTAAGGGGGTGATAGAGGTCCTGGAAGAACCCACCGAGGCTCAAGCGCTATAG
- a CDS encoding (Fe-S)-binding protein, producing the protein MSATTEAIDRCVNCGLCRRSCPLSDGWEPRGEVATPRGKITILREMLAGRLEPDDTGAGEFWYRCTLCAQCQLDCPAPVPLVDLVAAARSHLLERGKVPSGAGSVLRRLRLYGNPWGRPADERNPAAGAGTRRPGETDAVLYLGCLAGYDRRIAQAANALVEVLVAAGLDFALLGKEERCCGGEAYALGEEALFDSMLEANLAVFSRHGIRRIIAFCPHCYHTLKTLYPRHLDVRHYTEVLADLLPGGLAPLRAGPPRKVAYHDPCHLGRRHGLYRPPRAILGSLPAVSLLAMEAEGERALCCEAGGGRMWYDPPRGRSGLASRIADNARRAGAEVLAVACPFCLSALEPEAKERGLAVLDVAEMARSCLGRV; encoded by the coding sequence TTGTCTGCCACCACCGAGGCCATTGATAGATGCGTAAACTGCGGCCTGTGCCGGCGCTCCTGCCCCCTGAGCGACGGTTGGGAGCCCCGGGGCGAGGTGGCTACGCCCAGGGGCAAGATAACGATTCTCAGGGAGATGCTTGCCGGGAGGCTGGAACCCGACGACACTGGCGCGGGCGAGTTCTGGTACCGCTGTACCCTGTGTGCTCAGTGCCAGCTGGATTGCCCGGCCCCGGTGCCCCTGGTCGACCTGGTGGCCGCCGCGCGCAGCCACCTCTTAGAGAGGGGGAAGGTTCCTTCGGGCGCCGGCTCGGTCCTGCGCCGGCTTCGCCTTTACGGCAACCCCTGGGGGCGGCCGGCGGACGAGAGAAACCCGGCGGCGGGAGCAGGTACGCGCCGGCCCGGCGAGACCGATGCCGTCCTCTATTTGGGGTGCCTGGCAGGCTACGATCGCCGGATCGCGCAGGCGGCAAATGCCCTGGTAGAGGTGCTGGTGGCGGCCGGGCTGGATTTTGCCCTCCTGGGGAAAGAGGAGCGCTGCTGCGGGGGCGAGGCCTACGCCCTCGGCGAAGAAGCGCTTTTCGATTCCATGCTCGAGGCCAACCTGGCGGTGTTCTCCCGTCACGGCATCCGGCGGATTATTGCCTTCTGTCCCCATTGCTACCACACGCTAAAGACCCTCTATCCCCGGCACCTGGACGTACGCCACTACACCGAGGTCTTGGCCGATCTCCTGCCGGGAGGCCTCGCTCCTCTGCGGGCCGGGCCTCCCAGGAAGGTGGCCTACCACGACCCCTGTCACCTGGGGCGCCGCCACGGCCTTTACCGCCCCCCGAGGGCAATCCTGGGCTCGCTTCCCGCCGTCTCCCTCCTGGCAATGGAGGCAGAGGGCGAGCGGGCCCTGTGCTGCGAGGCCGGCGGGGGCAGAATGTGGTACGACCCACCCCGGGGCAGATCCGGTTTGGCCTCCCGTATAGCGGACAATGCGCGGAGAGCCGGGGCGGAGGTACTGGCGGTAGCCTGTCCGTTCTGCCTTAGCGCCCTTGAGCCCGAGGCGAAGGAACGGGGCCTGGCGGTACTGGATGTCGCGGAAATGGCCAGGTCATGCTTGGGGAGGGTCTGA
- a CDS encoding PEP/pyruvate-binding domain-containing protein — MEAEKQVFWLEELGRDHNDLVGKKCANLGELRRAGFPVPQGYALSLKAYDRFMQQTGLVEELRRYFASEACDPEDLEKLSKVSDRAREMVEQTPVPAELEATIVTYYQELCRREGRTDVPVATRSAGPVSHPGQYESYLYVSGPDAVVHHVKKVWSSTFNARSLAARARLQLPLEYDPIGVAVLTMVRARAAGVMFTVDPTNGDLSKVVIEGSWGLGEAVVSGSVTPDRFKVNKVTLEIEDKHVSYKEREFNFDPSLRRSCYRDLPEEKAKTPCLEDREVIELAKVARRVEKHYGCPQDIEWCICEDRDFPDNVFLVQCRPETVWSKKAQGPVLGKKTGFDMLTEKAMSGVKLRVS, encoded by the coding sequence ATGGAGGCAGAAAAGCAGGTTTTCTGGCTAGAAGAGCTGGGAAGGGATCACAACGACCTGGTCGGGAAGAAGTGCGCCAATCTGGGCGAGCTCAGGCGGGCGGGTTTCCCTGTACCCCAGGGGTACGCCCTCAGCCTTAAGGCTTACGACCGGTTTATGCAGCAAACCGGCCTGGTCGAGGAGCTCCGTCGTTATTTTGCCTCCGAAGCCTGCGACCCCGAAGATCTGGAGAAACTGTCGAAGGTGTCCGACCGAGCGCGCGAAATGGTCGAGCAGACGCCCGTTCCGGCTGAACTCGAAGCTACCATAGTAACCTACTATCAAGAGCTCTGCCGGCGAGAGGGGCGGACCGACGTCCCGGTGGCCACCCGGTCCGCCGGTCCGGTCAGCCATCCCGGTCAGTACGAGAGCTACCTTTACGTCAGCGGTCCGGACGCGGTCGTACACCACGTGAAGAAAGTATGGTCCAGCACCTTCAACGCCCGCTCCCTGGCCGCCCGCGCCCGGCTCCAACTGCCCCTGGAGTATGACCCGATAGGAGTGGCGGTCCTGACCATGGTGAGGGCCCGCGCCGCCGGCGTAATGTTCACGGTAGATCCCACCAACGGCGACCTTTCCAAAGTGGTAATTGAGGGAAGCTGGGGCCTGGGAGAGGCGGTGGTATCCGGATCGGTAACTCCTGATCGTTTCAAGGTTAACAAGGTCACCCTGGAAATCGAGGACAAACACGTATCCTATAAGGAACGGGAGTTTAACTTCGATCCCTCCCTGCGGCGTTCCTGCTACCGCGATCTTCCGGAAGAAAAGGCCAAAACCCCCTGCCTGGAGGACCGGGAAGTAATAGAACTGGCCAAGGTGGCCCGGCGGGTGGAAAAGCACTACGGTTGCCCGCAGGATATCGAATGGTGCATCTGCGAGGATCGGGATTTCCCGGACAACGTGTTCCTGGTTCAGTGCCGGCCGGAAACGGTGTGGAGCAAGAAGGCACAGGGGCCGGTTCTGGGCAAGAAGACCGGCTTTGATATGCTCACCGAAAAGGCCATGTCCGGAGTGAAACTGAGAGTATCCTGA
- a CDS encoding FAD-binding oxidoreductase, protein MPNWVEKLKARVGSERVLTSPSVLACYARDFSLTAAERLPEAVVLVRAEEEAAAVLALAQEERVPVVPRGAGTGVAGGAVPVRGGIVLDLSLMNRLIRIEPGESLVILQPGVVWADLNRVLAGYGLFAPTVPGSGRVSTVGGAVAAGGSGMRSLKYGTVREQVRRLSVVLPNGGAVELGALTFKSACGYDLKDLFVGSEGTLGVITGVALRVWPRPPAALLIEAETDRPEEIPAVLGRLRGAGVVPSAFEFIPRTTLAVLEEGTGVSGGRLMIEFQGPRAEVEGARSEVLSVLESGRVRVWETPPEQAGRWDWYGRVYFHLIRLRPAVWAEDLGVPAKALPAFLDEVAGLSREAGLPVGVIAHAGEGTVHCVVPADRKRPAEWEKANRLREELYRRVLELGGTVTAEHGVGVTRTPFARRELGPALGVMRQIKKALDPNWIMNPGKLGLED, encoded by the coding sequence ATGCCGAACTGGGTAGAGAAGCTTAAAGCCCGGGTGGGAAGCGAACGGGTGCTGACCTCTCCCTCGGTACTGGCCTGCTATGCCCGGGATTTTTCCCTTACCGCAGCCGAGAGGCTGCCCGAGGCGGTAGTGCTGGTCCGGGCCGAAGAGGAGGCGGCCGCGGTGCTGGCGTTGGCTCAGGAGGAGCGGGTGCCGGTTGTCCCCCGCGGCGCCGGTACCGGCGTTGCCGGGGGTGCGGTTCCGGTACGGGGCGGGATCGTGCTGGACCTATCCCTCATGAACCGGTTAATCCGAATTGAGCCGGGGGAATCCCTGGTGATCCTGCAGCCGGGCGTGGTGTGGGCCGATCTCAACCGGGTGCTGGCGGGTTACGGTCTTTTTGCCCCCACGGTACCGGGCAGCGGCCGGGTATCTACCGTGGGAGGGGCCGTGGCTGCCGGCGGCAGTGGAATGCGGAGCCTGAAGTACGGCACGGTCCGGGAGCAAGTGCGCCGGCTGTCGGTAGTTCTACCCAACGGAGGGGCGGTGGAGCTAGGGGCCCTTACCTTCAAGTCCGCCTGCGGCTACGACCTCAAGGACCTTTTCGTGGGCTCCGAAGGAACGCTCGGGGTGATTACCGGGGTTGCCCTCCGGGTGTGGCCCCGGCCGCCGGCGGCGCTGTTAATCGAGGCGGAAACCGATCGCCCGGAAGAGATACCGGCGGTTCTCGGACGCCTGCGAGGAGCAGGCGTGGTTCCTTCCGCCTTTGAATTTATACCCCGCACCACTCTTGCCGTACTCGAAGAGGGCACGGGGGTCTCCGGGGGCCGTTTGATGATAGAATTTCAGGGGCCCCGGGCCGAGGTGGAAGGGGCACGGTCGGAGGTGTTGTCCGTCCTCGAGTCCGGCCGCGTGAGGGTTTGGGAAACCCCGCCCGAGCAGGCCGGGCGGTGGGACTGGTACGGAAGGGTTTACTTTCACCTCATCCGGCTGAGGCCGGCGGTGTGGGCAGAAGACTTGGGCGTGCCGGCAAAGGCCCTGCCGGCATTCCTCGATGAGGTCGCCGGTCTTTCGCGGGAGGCGGGTCTGCCGGTGGGCGTAATAGCCCATGCCGGAGAAGGGACCGTGCATTGCGTCGTCCCGGCAGACCGGAAGCGTCCGGCAGAGTGGGAGAAGGCCAACCGCCTGCGGGAAGAGCTTTACCGACGGGTGCTCGAGCTGGGCGGCACCGTAACGGCGGAACACGGGGTGGGCGTGACCCGCACCCCCTTTGCCCGCCGGGAACTCGGTCCGGCCCTTGGGGTCATGCGGCAGATCAAGAAAGCGCTTGATCCCAACTGGATCATGAACCCGGGCAAGCTGGGACTGGAGGACTAG
- a CDS encoding HAD hydrolase family protein: MVKVKEEAVKRAAKVKLVLLDVHGVMTSNEVLYDDDGRRYRPFSHQDGFGVNALLVNGIEVAIITRMSKLVAARAKDIGIKRYYESKEKERKYQELLEELQLTDEQVCYVGDEIIDLAAMKRAGFAVAPSDACAEAKEVAHYVTDAAGGKGVVRELAELILRAQGKWEAFVELVQRKGWG; encoded by the coding sequence ATGGTAAAGGTCAAGGAAGAAGCCGTTAAACGGGCCGCAAAGGTAAAACTGGTACTCCTCGACGTCCACGGGGTCATGACCTCCAACGAGGTGCTCTATGACGACGACGGCCGCCGTTACCGCCCCTTTTCCCACCAGGACGGGTTCGGGGTAAACGCTCTGCTGGTTAACGGCATTGAAGTAGCCATCATAACCCGAATGTCTAAATTGGTGGCGGCACGGGCGAAGGATATCGGCATTAAGCGCTACTATGAGAGCAAGGAAAAGGAAAGGAAATACCAGGAGCTCCTTGAAGAGCTGCAACTCACCGATGAGCAGGTGTGCTATGTGGGCGACGAGATAATCGATTTGGCGGCGATGAAGCGGGCAGGGTTTGCGGTCGCCCCATCCGACGCCTGTGCGGAGGCCAAGGAGGTAGCCCACTACGTTACCGACGCCGCAGGAGGAAAAGGAGTGGTCCGAGAGCTGGCCGAGCTTATCTTAAGGGCACAGGGTAAGTGGGAGGCCTTTGTGGAGTTGGTTCAAAGGAAAGGTTGGGGATGA
- a CDS encoding PEP-utilizing enzyme yields MATRRFPMPWEVKVPAELEGWEEMYPPYYLFSEDRKDWEGRHFWYRDKIHAADPMPPWDLIFQEAWQMALSQNNTRVYCLPPAQGVAHRIVGCYMYITPVESPSPETVAKKAEVFQQRLNYMLEHYPELWPKWLDKFTATGKELQSIVIPDRLPDIEPDEIIYPAPRGYYSTFNVIEAYDRVIDLTFKAWQYHWEYLSPCYLAILTFSDVARKLFPGINDAVLGRMISGVSVAMLRPEEELCRLARTAMDMPKVKEVLKRDIPAAQKLELLKDSAEGREWLKAYDEKKEPWFYMSCGSGWLHYEGSWITHPDVPFGYLKGYVERLERGEAIERSVEEIQAERDRLVEEYAALIPEEEDRRSFEDLYKTCMRIYPFAEDHIFWVENWFHTILFEKMRQFGRLLARYQFLNEPDDIFIFNRFEIPVMLEDLVTAWALGEGVPGRAALWKKKVQRRKEILEAAKKWGEPPALGIPPEEVTEPVTIANWGVTTETVRKWLDAMGGAAAGEEQVTELKGFAASAGVAEGKVRIARSLEEVVDIQPGEILVAPYTNPSWSPVFTKIAATVTDIGGLTTHAAIVAREYGIPAVTGTGSATTTLKNGDLIRVDGSTGVVTILRRA; encoded by the coding sequence ATGGCAACAAGACGGTTCCCCATGCCGTGGGAGGTAAAGGTGCCGGCCGAGCTCGAAGGCTGGGAGGAAATGTACCCCCCGTATTACCTTTTCAGTGAGGACAGGAAGGACTGGGAGGGCAGGCATTTTTGGTACCGGGACAAGATCCACGCGGCCGACCCCATGCCTCCGTGGGACCTGATCTTTCAGGAAGCGTGGCAAATGGCCCTATCCCAGAACAACACCCGGGTCTACTGCCTCCCGCCGGCGCAAGGCGTTGCCCACCGGATCGTCGGCTGTTATATGTACATTACTCCGGTAGAGTCGCCTTCGCCGGAAACCGTGGCCAAGAAAGCAGAAGTGTTCCAGCAAAGACTGAACTACATGCTGGAACACTACCCGGAGCTCTGGCCGAAATGGCTGGACAAATTCACCGCTACGGGCAAGGAGCTGCAGTCCATCGTGATACCGGACCGGCTGCCGGATATCGAGCCCGATGAGATTATTTATCCGGCACCCCGGGGGTACTATTCCACCTTCAATGTCATCGAGGCCTACGACCGGGTAATCGACCTCACCTTCAAGGCCTGGCAGTACCACTGGGAGTACCTGAGCCCCTGCTACCTGGCCATCCTGACCTTCTCGGACGTAGCCAGAAAGCTGTTCCCGGGAATAAACGACGCCGTGCTGGGCCGGATGATCAGCGGCGTCTCCGTGGCCATGCTGCGCCCGGAAGAAGAACTCTGCAGGCTGGCCCGGACGGCTATGGATATGCCCAAGGTAAAGGAGGTGCTGAAGCGGGACATCCCTGCAGCGCAAAAGCTTGAGCTGCTCAAAGACTCCGCTGAAGGCCGTGAGTGGCTTAAGGCCTACGACGAGAAGAAGGAACCGTGGTTCTACATGTCCTGCGGCAGCGGCTGGCTGCACTACGAGGGAAGCTGGATTACCCACCCGGATGTCCCCTTCGGCTACCTCAAGGGATACGTGGAGCGGCTGGAGCGCGGCGAGGCGATCGAGCGCTCGGTCGAAGAAATCCAGGCGGAACGCGACCGTCTGGTGGAGGAATACGCCGCCCTGATCCCGGAGGAGGAAGACCGCCGGAGCTTCGAGGACCTGTACAAGACCTGCATGCGGATCTACCCCTTTGCCGAGGATCACATCTTCTGGGTGGAAAACTGGTTCCATACCATCCTGTTTGAGAAGATGCGGCAGTTCGGCCGCCTTCTTGCCAGGTACCAGTTCCTGAACGAGCCGGACGACATCTTCATCTTCAATCGCTTTGAGATACCGGTCATGCTGGAAGACCTGGTTACCGCCTGGGCTCTGGGAGAAGGTGTGCCGGGCCGGGCCGCCCTGTGGAAGAAGAAAGTCCAAAGAAGGAAGGAAATCCTGGAGGCGGCCAAGAAATGGGGCGAACCGCCCGCACTGGGAATCCCGCCGGAGGAAGTCACCGAGCCGGTGACCATTGCCAACTGGGGCGTCACCACCGAAACCGTGCGGAAGTGGCTGGACGCCATGGGCGGCGCGGCCGCGGGCGAGGAACAGGTAACGGAGCTGAAAGGCTTCGCCGCCTCGGCCGGAGTAGCCGAAGGCAAGGTCCGTATCGCCCGGTCGCTGGAAGAAGTGGTTGACATCCAGCCCGGAGAGATTCTGGTAGCTCCGTATACCAATCCTTCCTGGTCACCGGTATTCACCAAGATCGCCGCCACGGTCACCGACATCGGCGGTCTAACCACCCATGCCGCCATCGTAGCCCGCGAATACGGCATCCCGGCGGTAACCGGCACGGGCTCGGCTACCACCACCCTCAAGAACGGGGATTTGATCCGCGTGGACGGCAGCACCGGGGTGGTGACCATTTTGCGGCGAGCCTAG